The genome window CGCGGCGTGGTCGGTGGTTGGCCCGCTCAGCGAATGGTCGGTCAAGAACCGCTCGCAGAGCATTGATGTGCCCGACTTTACGCGCGGCGAATGGCGCTCGATGAAGCCCCTCGACGTGATCCGTTAAGGTTAGGGCTATACTGAGAATTCGTATTTTGGAGACGACGGATTGGCTGGCGTAACTTATCGAAACATCACTAAGGTCTTTGGCAAAGATGTCAAGGCCGTTGACAACCTGAACCTCGACATTCGCGACGGCGAGTTTATGGTGTTGGTCGGCCCTTCGGGTTGCGGAAAGACCACCGCGCTGCGCATGATCGCAGGGCTCGAAGAGTCCACAAGCGGTGATCTGCTGATCGGCTCCGACCGCGTGAATGACACGCCGCCCAAGGATCGCGACATCGCGATGGTGTTCCAAAACTACGCGCTCTACCCGCACATGACGGTGTACGACAACATCGCGTTTGGCCTGCGTCTGCGCGAGCTCAAGGGCTTCTTCTGGCAGCTTTCGCACCGCGCCGAAGCCAAGCGCATTAGCGCAGACATTGACGCCCGGGTGCAGGAAGCAGCCAAAATGCTCGACATTGGGCACTTGCTCCAACGCCGCCCGAAGGAACTCTCCGGCGGTCAACGCCAGCGTGTCGCCCTGGCGCGCGCGATCGTCCGCAAACCCAAGGTCTTCTTGATGGACGAGCCACTCTCCAATCTCGACGCCAAGCTCCGGATCCAAACCCGCGCCGAACTGATTCGCCTTCACCGCCAGCTCGGCATCACCACCATCTACGTGACTCACGACCAAGTCGAAGCGATGACCATGGGTCAGCGCATCTCGGTCATGAAGGACGGGCTGCTACAGCAGTGCGATACCAGCGAGATGGTCTACAACCAGCCGGCCAACAAGTTTGTGGCTGGGTTTATCGGCGCGCCGCCCATGAATTTCCTCGATGCCACGGTCACCGATGACGCGCACGTGGACACCGGGCAGTTTCGTTTGGCCTTGCCGAAGAACCACCCCGCCATCAGCATGGTGGGCAAGAAGGTCACGCTTGGCATTCGCCCGGAAAGCATCTACGACGCGACGATGACGAATCCGATTCCGACCACGCCGGACAACACGATTGAGGCCACGGTTGATGTCATCGAGCCGCACGGCCACCAGTACGTTGCGTTCCTTAAGATGGGCGACAAGGTGTTCCAGGCGTCGGTGGATTCTTCCTCGAAGATTCAGGAGCAAACCGCGGCGAAGTTCTCGATTAACCTCGACGCGTTGCACATCTTTGATGCCGAAACCGAGCAAGCGATTCGCTAAAGGCGGAGTTTTCCCCGCCCGCAAATCGTCTGTTCCTTAGTTGAAGCCGCAGATTCCCGAAGCTAGCGTGACCTCGTTGGGGGTCGTCGCTCCGCCGCCCATTCAGGTGGAGTGCGATGCGTTTTCGGGTTCGCTGGCCACGCTTTTTGAGATGGTGCGCCGGCACAAGGTGGACCTGCTCGGCGTGCCGCTCGCGCCCATCTGCATGGCGTACATCCACTACCTGGTGGAGTTGCACCCCGAGGAACTCGACCAAGCCGCCGCCGCCACCGTTGCCTTGGCTTACCTGGTGGAGCAAAAGTCTTGGGCGATCATCCCCAACTTTGAAGACAAAGCTGAGGAATCGCCGGAACTTGAGTTCGTGGATCCGACGATCGGCGAATACGGCGAAGTGATCGAGGCATTTATGCGGCTGGAAGAAAGTCGCGACCAGATTTACTTCCGTGGCAGCGCGGCGGGTGACGCGTACGAGATTCCGTTTTCGCTGGGGCAGGTCACCAGCGGCGACCTTTCGCGGGCGTTTGAACGGCTGCTGCGAAAGGCAATTCCCGATCCGCCCGAGATTCTCAACAAGCCGCGCCGATCACTCTCGCAGATGATGGAGACGGTGTGGGATTCGCTCACCGACGAGTTCACGAGCCTGGTGGACCTCGTGCCGGCGCCGTTTACGCGTTCGGAGGCGGTGTGGTGGTTCCTGTCGCTGCTGGAGCTCATCCGCCACGGTCGGGCTGAGTTGATGCTCGGCGACGACGATGTGCTGTTCGCCCGGGGGTATCCGGCATGAGCCGCATTTTCGAGGTCGAGGCGCTGCTTTTTGTCGCGGACCAACCAGCCAGCGCCCAGTCCATTGCCGACGCGCTGCAGTGCGAACGGATCGAGGTCGAGGAAGCACTGCGCGAACTGGCCGAGATTCTCAGCCGCGGCTCGGCGGTGCAACTCGTGAATATCGCCGGTGGCTATCAGTTGGCCACCAAGCCGCAGTACGCCGAGCAGATCACGCGGTTCTTGCGCCCGCAGAAGCAACGGCTCAGTAAAGGGCTTATGGAGACCCTCGCCGTGATTGCCTATCAGCAACCCATGACGCTTGCCGAACTTGAGGCGGTGCGCGGGGTGCAGTGCGACTACTCAGTCCGCGTGCTGTTGGAGCGTCGCCTCATCCGCGATGTCGGGCGGCGTCACACGCCGGGGCGTCCGGTGCTGTACGGCACCACCCAGCAGTTCTTGCACTACTTCAACTTGCGCGACCTGCAAGAGTTGCCGGCCTTGGCGGTGCCGGTAGCACAGCCGGCCCTAGATTTTGAAGGGCCCGCCGAACTACCCGCACCCGTCGCCGAGGCCCTAGGCCCGCTTGCGACGAACTAGCTTGTCTTTGGCGCGCCGCATCTGATTCATGAGCTTTTCGCTGGCGTTGTCAATCGCCGCGCGCATGTTCAGATTGTGTTCAACCGAACGAATGGTTTTGCCATCGGCAAACACCGTGACTTCCACGATGTGTTCGTGATTTTCTTCGCGATGGACAACCTCAGCGCGTGAGGCGGAGTTCAGGAAGCGGTCCAGGAATCCAAACTTCTTCACCGCGTAAGCGCGGTCGCGGGAGCTTAGTTCTCCATGGGCATTTCTAAAAGTAACTTCCATAAGGTTCCTCTGAGCCCGTGGGCTAGATATCCATCGGATACCACGAGCCCTCACTTATTCATACAGCAATTTCTTGGGAATGGCCGCAAATTCGACATAAAAATTTGGCCCCCAGCGTAGATGCTGGGGGCCAAACTCCTAGTTGTCCGGGAGGTACGCCTCAACGACGTGGCTCATCGAGTTGTAGATGACCAGGCGAGGTGCGATGTTGGCATCCAGACTCGCTCTCGCCGCCGCTTGTGTCGAGTGTCCGCCGACGAGTCCATCCCAACCGGATTTCAGCATGACCTTGATGTAACCGGCCGCCGGTGCCGTGAGGTACTCGGAATAGGATGCGGCGCCAAGCACATCGTTCGGAATTGGCGTGTAGCGCCCATATTGATAGTTGTAGCCGCTGGCTGTTGCTCCGGTGCCTGTGAACCGGTAGTAGAACGCTAAGTCGGTCTTCGGCACCAGGGCATAGATGGCATAGTCTCCGCTGTAACGACCGACCCAGGCACTACTCAGTTCATAGGTCCGAGATTCCACTTGCACCACGTAGTTCGCCGTGCTCACGTTGGTTGCTTCGGGATCGAAGACCACGTTCACGCTGTCGGCGTCGGCGACCTTGCGGCGACTGCCGTCCACGCGCCAGACTTCGCAATCCACGGTGGCCGTGCCTTTCGTGGTGATGAAGCTGTTCGCCTCGACCACGTCGTCGCCGGTGATGAGGATGCCGCCGACCGCGTCATCCGTGCCATCAAGGTCGCGGTCGTCGAGCCAATAGTTGTTGTTCGGCGAGACGCGCCAGCGGTACTCGTACGTGCCGGCCGGGTCCTTATCTTGGATAATCGCACGCACCGTGGTCTTTTGCGTCGGGCGCAGTGGGGTGCGACCCACTTGCAACGTCACCTTACCAGGCGTCGAAATCACCTCGAATCGGTCGATTTTGTTGGAGCGCGCGACGTCGGCGAACAGAATCACCAAATCGGCGATGGTGAACCCGATGTCAATCTTGCCCATCTTGTCCAGCAGACCCTTGAATCCGTTAAAGATTTGGTCGTAGGTCGCATCGGAGAGGTTGGCGTTTTGATCAATGAAATCGAGCGTCAGCTGCGCCAAGAACGGGAGAATCGTGTTGCTGGTGTAAGCCGAGTTCACCAGCGCCTTCAGCGCATCCATGTACTGGCCCTGGCCAAGAAGTTCGCCTAGCTGCGGCACGTTCGTTTTGAGGTTGCCGATCAGGTCGGTGACCGCCGCGTTGGCGCCCACGAACTTGAGGTAGCCGTCAATCTCATCGCCGCCCACCGGGATCGCCACGTTGGCGATAAACACCAGGAACGCGTCGAGGAATAGCGCCTTCAACTCGACAATGCCTTGCGCATTTTTAATGTCGGCGGGAGCGGCCGAGAAGTCCCCTAAGTGGCCGCCCGGGCCGAGCGCATACACCTCATATTGGGTTTGCTTGGCCGTCGCCGGATAGCGCGGAATCAGGAAAGCCGGCGTGTTCGATTGCGGCGAGTAAGCAACGTCACCCTTGAGGAATCCATCCAACGTACCCGTGACACCGCCGTAACGGGCCACGAGCGGAATGTCCTGCACCATGTACTCGTTGTTTTCGTCCACCTGGTTGCCCGCGGCGTCCTTGTAGCCGGTGCGACGGAAGTACAGTTGGACGCGACGCAAGTAGGTGTTTTGCACGGTGAGCGCGCTATCCACGCTCGTATCAACGGCCAGACCACTGCGGTTCGTCGGCTCGACAATGACGCCGCGTCCGCGGTTGTAGGCCGAGGTGGTCATGGTCTCCAGCGCAGCCTTAATCGCCGCATCGTCCACGTCAAGATAGCCAAGCGCGTTGTGTTGCGCGAGGATCGCCGCTTCTAAGTCGCTGTACCCCGAGATCGTGTTGACCTCCTCCAGCAACTTGATGCGGCCCTCGCGCTTGAGGCCCGGGCCAGCAAGCACAAGATAAGCAAGCGAACGGGCGGTTGTCGCAACGGTAAAGTCGGGTGCCGTGGCGCTTACGTAGTTCGAGAACACGGTGCGCCCTTCGGCATCCACGACTTCGGCAAACTGGGGCCCGCCGTTGTAGATCATCGTCGAACCCTCTCCGGTCGCGCTAACCTCCGACGTGGCCACCGATGTCCGAATCTTCAGCGTGGCGTAGGCCAACTCTCGCGAGCGGCTCGAAACAATGTGCGACGACACGCCACCCGCCTTGAGGAGCGCGGTTCCTGCGACGGCGGAGGAGCCTCCGCCAAAGATTCCGGCGCACCCAGCCAAGAACTGCAGCACGAGAATGCTGAGGAGCAGGGCAGGAGCGATGCGACGAGCTTGCTTGAGTGTGAGCATGGCCTTATCGCCCTAGTATAAGAGAAGACACCGCCGAAATTAGCGGTGTTTTCTCTAACTAATGCCTAACTAATGGCTAACTAATGCAGATTATTTGGTTTGGTGGATGTTGCCGGAGACATCTTCCACCCGAACCGTCGTTGCTTGCTCCACGTCGCCAACCTTCAGCACCACCCGAAGTTCTCGGGTTCCGGCCCCCAAGTTGCGGACAGGGAAGCGCACACTTTGCAGACCGGCTTTCGCTTCACCTTCCAGAGAACTGATGCTCTGACCACCGGCGGTTTGCAGACTCACGGTCGGCTTGGTGTTCGGTGCCTTCTTCATGTGGAAGAAAACCGTGACGTTCGGTTGACTGTTCGGCAAGCGCCAGTGAGTGGTTTCGTGACCATCGCCGCGCGCTCGACCGAGCGTGTAGGCCGGCGCCGGCGGGCAAAGGAAGATCGAGCGATCCAAGTTGGCCGGCGTCAGGCTTTCCAGCGCCGAGACGTTGATCGTCCAGATACTGCGCCCGTGGGTGCCGACGACCAGATCAAGATCGCGCGGATGCACCGCCACGTCGTGAACGGAGACGGCGGGGAAGTTGCTCTTGAACTTGCTCCATGTCGCGCCGCGGTCGAGACTGAAGTACAGCCCCATTTCGGTGCCGAGATACAGCAGGCTCTCGTTCTGAACGCCTTCCTTAATGACGTAGGTGGATTCAATATCCGGAATTCCGGCGTCAATGCGCTTCCAATTCTTGCCGAAGTCTTCG of Chthonomonas sp. contains these proteins:
- the scpB gene encoding SMC-Scp complex subunit ScpB; this translates as MSRIFEVEALLFVADQPASAQSIADALQCERIEVEEALRELAEILSRGSAVQLVNIAGGYQLATKPQYAEQITRFLRPQKQRLSKGLMETLAVIAYQQPMTLAELEAVRGVQCDYSVRVLLERRLIRDVGRRHTPGRPVLYGTTQQFLHYFNLRDLQELPALAVPVAQPALDFEGPAELPAPVAEALGPLATN
- a CDS encoding ABC transporter ATP-binding protein, whose amino-acid sequence is MAGVTYRNITKVFGKDVKAVDNLNLDIRDGEFMVLVGPSGCGKTTALRMIAGLEESTSGDLLIGSDRVNDTPPKDRDIAMVFQNYALYPHMTVYDNIAFGLRLRELKGFFWQLSHRAEAKRISADIDARVQEAAKMLDIGHLLQRRPKELSGGQRQRVALARAIVRKPKVFLMDEPLSNLDAKLRIQTRAELIRLHRQLGITTIYVTHDQVEAMTMGQRISVMKDGLLQQCDTSEMVYNQPANKFVAGFIGAPPMNFLDATVTDDAHVDTGQFRLALPKNHPAISMVGKKVTLGIRPESIYDATMTNPIPTTPDNTIEATVDVIEPHGHQYVAFLKMGDKVFQASVDSSSKIQEQTAAKFSINLDALHIFDAETEQAIR
- the raiA gene encoding ribosome-associated translation inhibitor RaiA, whose product is MEVTFRNAHGELSSRDRAYAVKKFGFLDRFLNSASRAEVVHREENHEHIVEVTVFADGKTIRSVEHNLNMRAAIDNASEKLMNQMRRAKDKLVRRKRA